In a genomic window of Lycium ferocissimum isolate CSIRO_LF1 chromosome 9, AGI_CSIRO_Lferr_CH_V1, whole genome shotgun sequence:
- the LOC132031377 gene encoding uncharacterized protein LOC132031377 produces the protein MQSAEQLVLELSNPDLRENALLELSKKRELFQDLAPLLWNSFGTTAALLQEIVSIYPVLSPPNLTPAQSNRVCNALALLQCVASHPDTRMLFLNAHIPLYLYPFLNTTSKSRPFEYLRLTSLGVIGALVKVDDTEVISFLLSTEIIPLCLRTMEMGSELSKTVATFIVQKILLDDVGLDYICTTAERFFAVGRVLGNMVGALAEQPSSRLLKHIIRCYLRLSDNQRACDALRSGLPDMLRDATFSSCLREDPTTRRWLQQLIHNVNGARVGLQAGGFDHMLMN, from the exons ATGCAATCAGCAGAACAACTTGTGCTTGAACTCAGCAATCCCGATCTTCGTGAAAATGCCCTTCTTGAACTCTCTAAG AAGAGGGAATTATTTCAGGACTTAGCCCCATTACTATGGAACTCATTTGGTACTACTGCTGCGCTCTTACAG GAGATAGTTTCCATCTACCCTGTTTTGTCGCCGCCGAACCTGACTCCAGCACAATCTAATAGAGTTTGTAATGCTTTAGCACTTCTTCAG tgtGTAGCCTCTCACCCCGACACCAGAATGTTGTTCCTCAATG CGCATATTCCTTTGTACTTGTACCCGTTTCTAAATACAACAAGCAAATCAAGACCTTTTGAATATCTGAGGCTTACTAGCTTAGGTGTGATTGGTGCCCTTGTGAAG GTAGATGATACTGAAGTTATCAGTTTTCTACTATCAACAGAAATAATTCCCCTGTGCCTGCGCACGATGGAGATGGGCAGTGAACTGTCAAAAACA GTTGCAACTTTCATTGTGCAAAAAATACTCCTAGATGATGTGGGTTTGGATTACATATGTACTACAGCAGAAAGGTTTTTTGCTGTAGGCCGAGTTTTGGGGAATATGGTTGGTGCACTTGCTGAACAGCCTTCATCTAGATTACTGAAGCACATAATTAGGTGCTATCTTCGGTTGTCAGATAATCAAAG GGCATGTGATGCACTAAGAAGTGGTCTACCGGATATGCTTAGAGATGCCACCTTCAGTAGTTGTCTTCGT GAGGACCCTACAACGAGGAGGTGGCTACAACAATTGATTCACAATGTTAATGGCGCCCGTGTTGGTCTACAAGCAGGAGGATTTGATCATATGCTGATGAACTAA